The DNA sequence TAGCAGAGAAATCTGGAGTGAAAATTGATGCAGGGAATGCTGGTGGACAAGTAACAGCTGCTAATAATACCGCTGCTCCTGCTGTATTTGGTGGTCATAATAATGCAGCTGCTGGTGCTGGTGCTGGTGATAAGCTAGCATCTGAAGTGTCAAAAGCTGATCCATGGGCGATGATTGACAAGATTAAGAATGCTACCGCTACTGCTCCTGTTACTCTTGCTGCTAACAATAATCATGAAGTCGGAACATTAGTAGCTGCTAATGCTAATGCTAATAATAATAACTATGGTGTAAAAACCAATGCCGATTTAGCAGCGGCGGTAGCTCTTAAGGCCATGACTAAAGGTGGTAAATTTAGACCTGATAATGGAGATGTTGGTGCAGTGAAAGCAGCAGCCGCAAGTGCAGTAAATAAGGTATTAGGCATCCTTGATGTAATAATTAGGAAAATAGTAAGTAGCAATCTAGAGAAAGTAAGAGAAGCAGTAAAGGGAATAAAGGATTCTGAGATTTCTGGGATAAATGCTCCAGAAGCTGGTACTACTCAACCTATTGCTAATAATTAAATAATAAAGTTATTTTAAAGGGAAACACTTTTCTTTTTATAGAGGAGATTTGTTTTCCTTTTTTTGTATTTTAGTATCTTAAATAAGTTAAGAGAGAGTTATTTCTTTTGATTAAATTTGTAATATCTTCAATAACATCACTGGTACGGTACCTGTAGTAGTAACATATTCCTAATTCTTTATAAAAATACTGTTTATTGAAACTAAAAGTCTTATGTCTTAGCTTGGGGGGAATGATTTTATAAATGTTTTTATGTCTTTTGGGGATATACTTCTGCAGTTAAAGGATCGGGGGCTAGCAAGTGCTGTTAATAAACATCATTAACATTAATTTTCATAGCTCTTTAATATTTTCTTAAGTCCTATATCAATTGTTTCTCTCATTGCTATAATTAATTTATCTAATACTTTATATCACTGCTGATAATAAGACACCTAAAACTAAAAGTAAATAACAGAATTCATACAAAATAAATAAACAAATAATAAGAGTTGTTAAAGAGAAACACTTTTCTCTTTAATGAGTAAAGTTATTTTCCTTTTTTGTATTTTATTATGTTTGATTACACATTTCTCATTTTTTTGTTTGATAATTGTCTTTTCTTCATTCTTTGTTCATTGATGTTGT is a window from the Borrelia hispanica CRI genome containing:
- a CDS encoding variable large family protein, whose protein sequence is QLIGALTKLAGVTNDGDDIGHNDNAAAAGAEEVSVKTIIAEVKNIIDIAEKSGVKIDAGNAGGQVTAANNTAAPAVFGGHNNAAAGAGAGDKLASEVSKADPWAMIDKIKNATATAPVTLAANNNHEVGTLVAANANANNNNYGVKTNADLAAAVALKAMTKGGKFRPDNGDVGAVKAAAASAVNKVLGILDVIIRKIVSSNLEKVREAVKGIKDSEISGINAPEAGTTQPIANN